The proteins below come from a single Chlamydiota bacterium genomic window:
- the trpS2 gene encoding Tryptophan--tRNA ligase 2, producing the protein MSKKEVILTGDRPTGRLHLGHYIGSLKNRVALQDIHTQFVMVADIQALTDHAKEPSKVTQSVKEVMLDYLSCGLDPKKTTMLLQSQIPALAELTIYYLNLVTINRLKHNPTVKSEIDQKGFKEGVPAGFVIYPISQAADITAFKATLIPVGADQLPMIEQTNEIVRSFNRIYGNTLVECKGLVTSFSRLVGTDGAQKMSKTLGNAIFLSDSPEEIEKKVKKMYTDPNHLRVEDPGKVEGNPVFTYLDAFARDKNKVDELKAHYQKGGLGDSVVKKYLLEELLALLEPIQKRRKELEDDLGYVFEVLDIGTQKANEIAQNTLDEVKAAIGLDYSLSSSIS; encoded by the coding sequence ATGTCAAAAAAAGAAGTGATACTTACAGGAGATAGGCCGACAGGAAGACTGCATCTTGGCCATTATATTGGATCTTTGAAAAATAGGGTTGCTCTTCAAGATATCCACACGCAATTTGTCATGGTTGCAGATATCCAAGCTTTGACAGATCATGCCAAGGAGCCTAGCAAAGTGACCCAATCTGTCAAAGAAGTGATGCTGGATTATCTTTCTTGTGGATTGGATCCTAAAAAAACCACCATGCTGCTCCAATCCCAAATTCCAGCACTTGCAGAACTGACGATCTACTATCTCAACCTTGTGACCATCAATCGTCTCAAGCACAATCCTACGGTCAAAAGTGAAATCGACCAAAAAGGTTTTAAAGAGGGCGTGCCTGCAGGCTTTGTGATATATCCGATCTCGCAAGCAGCCGACATCACAGCGTTTAAAGCCACACTCATTCCTGTAGGAGCCGATCAGCTTCCTATGATCGAGCAGACCAATGAAATTGTACGTTCATTTAACCGCATCTATGGTAACACACTTGTCGAATGCAAAGGGCTGGTGACCAGTTTTTCACGCCTTGTTGGAACAGATGGAGCGCAAAAAATGAGTAAGACGCTGGGTAATGCAATTTTCCTTTCCGATTCTCCAGAAGAGATCGAGAAAAAGGTCAAAAAGATGTACACCGATCCTAACCATTTGCGTGTGGAAGATCCTGGAAAAGTAGAAGGCAACCCTGTCTTTACTTATTTGGATGCATTCGCAAGGGATAAAAACAAAGTCGATGAGCTCAAAGCCCACTATCAAAAAGGGGGACTGGGTGATAGTGTTGTGAAAAAATATTTGCTTGAAGAACTTTTGGCATTGCTAGAACCTATCCAAAAAAGACGTAAAGAGCTCGAAGACGATTTGGGCTATGTGTTTGAAGTGCTCGATATTGGCACGCAAAAAGCCAATGAAATCGCCCAAAATACGCTCGATGAAGTCAAAGCAGCTATTGGGTTAGATTATTCGTTGTCTTCTTCGATTTCTTGA
- the pknD gene encoding Serine/threonine-protein kinase PknD: MQEHLAPPQVSNNMTDEYPKKIGRFEILELISSGGMGEIYLAFDPISKRKVALKQIKKKFFDHPSMKKRFLHEAKITSKLMHPSIIPIFEMNLDEKNPYYIMPFVEGNTLRKTLLEDRKNYKAKKETLALQTYVRTFYNICQAIFYIHSQKVLHRDLKPENIILGKFGEVVLIDWGLAQYFDTPDDPLLDLEEEGREITQPGKIIGTVTYLAPEQAKATKCNEQTDIYALGVILYQMITLKMPHKRKDIKTFKKTIDDEKILPPFKVAPYREIPLDLEMICMKCLNPDPKERYQSTKELLYDLEMHMQSRSQWQHVKSLHFEEDADWQINADIALSKYLAISKTLESIEWVNVRIASHPLVGNFKIETTLTFEEDAEGIGLLFSVPQKQDKILLENGYCLWLSTKKEKASKLFKSNIQIVEINTLQFECGIPYKLSVESMDQKIHFYMNGDLVFSYTSYLPMEGSYVGLLTKDLGFNLSQFNLYSGSLNQYVECTSIGDSFLAQGYFDLALQEYRKIATSFKGQAIADIAAFKAGITLLEKSKCNPNDLDFQQAHAEFEKLQKTPSKPLEYLGKALLYEVRQEYEEEAKCYELALRKYPMHPLLKTIKEQLHFRLQSVSSFDRITTYRFLLIVAKFLPDVFVQEDTMLLIQTLKKDWQTLPFFEKTSLDCPKDLAIALSFWLQKPLFILEVLENLNPKYDLALIENAIFSLIELDELDIAKQYIDNLDTHYQKLYSIKLLMIAILAKHDLTQALREFFDFVNMNFTTKERRVLIYLLDLAQKQKNFELINKVQTYVRAQKIATKDSKLIDMHLVQSNLLQNQFKQAQMILEKYKKHELEQENSYLFIPHLCFLFATRDQKSMQDHIDNVSKSYPLICAIQEKMTKKNLTHAQLFPYEEKLLKTFDNLFVHCKRQQER; the protein is encoded by the coding sequence ATGCAAGAACATCTAGCTCCACCACAAGTATCAAATAACATGACAGATGAATATCCTAAAAAAATTGGTCGTTTTGAAATTTTAGAGCTGATCTCTTCTGGAGGAATGGGGGAAATTTATCTTGCCTTTGATCCCATTTCTAAAAGAAAAGTAGCCCTAAAACAGATTAAGAAAAAATTCTTTGATCATCCCTCAATGAAAAAACGCTTTTTGCATGAGGCAAAAATCACTTCTAAATTGATGCATCCTTCCATCATTCCTATTTTTGAAATGAATTTAGACGAAAAAAATCCCTACTACATCATGCCTTTTGTCGAAGGAAATACGCTAAGAAAAACACTTCTAGAAGACCGTAAAAACTATAAAGCAAAAAAAGAAACGCTGGCTTTGCAAACCTATGTGCGTACTTTTTATAATATCTGCCAAGCAATTTTTTATATCCACTCTCAAAAAGTCCTGCATCGAGATCTTAAACCCGAAAATATCATATTGGGAAAGTTTGGCGAAGTGGTGCTTATCGATTGGGGCTTGGCGCAATATTTTGATACTCCAGACGATCCTCTCCTAGATTTGGAAGAAGAAGGAAGAGAAATCACACAACCTGGAAAAATTATTGGTACTGTCACTTATCTTGCCCCTGAACAAGCAAAAGCCACAAAATGTAATGAGCAAACAGATATTTATGCCCTTGGGGTGATTTTATACCAGATGATCACACTAAAAATGCCTCATAAAAGAAAAGATATCAAAACCTTTAAAAAAACCATTGACGATGAAAAAATATTGCCTCCATTTAAAGTGGCGCCCTATCGTGAAATTCCACTAGATCTTGAAATGATCTGCATGAAATGTTTAAATCCCGACCCGAAAGAACGTTATCAAAGTACAAAAGAGCTCTTGTATGATTTGGAGATGCACATGCAATCGCGCTCTCAATGGCAGCATGTCAAGTCATTACACTTTGAAGAAGATGCTGATTGGCAAATCAACGCAGATATTGCACTATCAAAATATTTAGCCATTTCTAAAACCCTTGAATCTATTGAATGGGTCAATGTCAGAATCGCTTCTCATCCTCTTGTGGGAAATTTTAAAATTGAGACCACGCTCACATTTGAAGAAGATGCCGAAGGCATTGGGCTCTTATTTTCCGTTCCGCAAAAACAGGACAAAATTCTCTTAGAAAATGGCTACTGTTTATGGCTCTCAACAAAAAAAGAAAAAGCCTCTAAACTTTTTAAATCTAACATTCAAATTGTAGAGATCAATACCCTTCAATTTGAATGTGGCATTCCTTATAAGCTTAGCGTAGAATCGATGGATCAAAAAATCCATTTTTACATGAATGGAGATCTTGTATTTTCCTACACAAGCTACCTGCCAATGGAAGGTTCTTATGTGGGTCTGTTGACTAAAGACCTTGGCTTTAATCTATCTCAATTCAACCTCTATTCTGGAAGTTTGAACCAATATGTTGAATGCACCTCTATTGGAGATAGCTTCTTAGCGCAAGGATATTTTGATCTTGCACTGCAAGAATATCGCAAAATTGCCACTTCTTTCAAGGGTCAAGCGATTGCAGACATAGCTGCTTTTAAAGCAGGCATTACACTTTTAGAAAAATCAAAATGCAATCCGAACGATCTGGATTTTCAACAAGCACATGCAGAATTTGAAAAGCTACAAAAAACGCCTTCTAAACCCTTAGAATATCTTGGCAAAGCCCTTTTATATGAAGTGAGGCAAGAATATGAAGAAGAGGCCAAATGTTATGAACTGGCTTTGAGAAAATATCCGATGCACCCTCTTCTAAAAACGATTAAAGAACAGCTCCATTTTCGCTTGCAATCTGTCTCTTCTTTTGATCGCATTACTACCTATCGTTTTTTACTTATTGTGGCAAAATTTTTACCAGACGTGTTTGTGCAAGAAGATACTATGCTTTTAATCCAAACGCTAAAAAAAGATTGGCAAACTCTGCCCTTTTTTGAAAAAACAAGCTTGGATTGCCCAAAAGATCTAGCTATTGCTTTGAGTTTTTGGCTACAAAAACCCCTCTTTATTTTGGAAGTGTTAGAAAACTTGAATCCTAAATATGATCTCGCACTGATCGAAAATGCAATTTTTTCACTCATCGAATTGGATGAATTAGACATAGCAAAACAATACATTGACAACTTAGATACACATTATCAAAAGTTGTATTCTATCAAACTTTTAATGATTGCTATTTTAGCAAAGCACGATTTAACTCAAGCGCTGAGAGAGTTTTTTGATTTTGTAAATATGAATTTTACCACAAAAGAAAGACGCGTGCTCATCTATCTTTTAGATCTTGCACAAAAACAGAAAAACTTTGAGTTGATCAACAAAGTACAAACCTATGTGCGCGCGCAAAAAATCGCGACAAAAGATTCTAAATTGATCGATATGCATCTTGTTCAATCCAATCTTTTACAAAATCAATTTAAACAGGCACAAATGATTTTAGAAAAATACAAAAAACATGAACTTGAACAAGAAAATTCCTATCTTTTCATCCCTCATCTTTGTTTTTTATTTGCAACAAGGGATCAAAAAAGTATGCAAGATCATATCGATAACGTTTCTAAATCTTATCCTTTGATTTGCGCCATCCAGGAAAAGATGACAAAGAAAAATTTAACACATGCTCAACTCTTTCCCTATGAAGAAAAACTTTTAAAAACTTTCGACAATCTATTTGTCCATTGTAAAAGACAACAAGAAAGATGA
- the uvrA gene encoding UvrABC system protein A: protein MQEELKLEKVFVHNLQGIDLVLPHFSLIAFCGLSGSGKSSLAFDTIFQEGQRRYIESLSSLRRVGKEIPRVDVKKTEGMSATIAIEQKTSHGTIRSTVGTLTEVYDFLRVLFAKVATPYCPISKEKVEPQSKESIAKQLIKEFDQSKLMILAPMVKAKKSDLKEEIGTLIKKGFLRARIDQKFVELEEQIDLDPKKAHSLEVIIDRIKVVKEQHSRILEAIFTALEIGDGVLVANSPDQNREKLFSTFAYSPKSGMSYAPLNPVDFSFNTPQGMCNTCQGLGIVQTFELEKIIDFDKSISEDCCILQSSYSTIRYKNIFDNLARLYNFSVKTPFKKLTKSQQEIFLNGTRKKWLRMRFVHPQKKISWTEYVNWRGVLQEARERYSKASSDSYKKKMESYMTKSICPKCQGARIKLYPAAAKLNGKTISEICQMSIEECLEFFSSLELEGNKQKIGEEVIKEICFRLQFLLGVGLHYLSLDRTSPTLSGGEAQRVKLASSIGCGLVGMTYILDEPSIGLHAQDNHKLIQTLQGLKEKGNTVIVVEHDEETLLSSDHIVEIGPLAGKLGGQIVFSGKTTDFLKQSTLTSDYLNDKKTIFLERDTKKAKHFLQLMKAKAHNLKEVTLEVPLGKFVVVSGVSGSGKSTLVMETLYPALFNVLNRSKKTCGAFEALKNEKHLDKVIQIDQSPIGRIPRSNPATYIKLFDLVRDLFTQLPESKARGYKKGRFSFNVKEGSCSRCVGNGQVKVEMDFMEDAFVQCPLCFGKRFDQETLSVFYRGKNIHDVLEMTVQEAHLHFQAIPPIKTKLETLKKVGLDYIALGQPSTTLSGGEAQRIKLSKELSRPSTSKTLFILDEPTTGLHFHDIQLLLNIFKELTDKGNTVLVIEHNMDVIKNADYIIDLGPTGGKNGGYIIAQGTVEKLCQSNTATGQYLQKHLNRDFGDLKRPFKAKRSEFIEVKGASQHNLKHIDVNIPHNQITVLTGPSGCGKSSLAFDTVYNEGQRRFVETMPAYLRQFIKQAPKPKVEHIEGLRASIAIEQKNYAGNARSTVGTMTEVYDYLRILFSTIGIPHDPDTMEEIKAISKETVAQNILALEENTRLIVLAPLSTKESLDALFERLKRQGFLRIRLNGIYYELDEKIPFDAKQKNQVDVVIDRLKSNLSNQHRLLEAIDVANFLTNGKIIIDTQKKEYFYNLRFSVESSGKAFPEITPATFLFNQDGMCPECQGLGFQYGAHLDSMEEILDLSLDELIDTFCQEYADDVMEYLEPILDDFAIDRNCALSELSDEQRALLFKGDNAFYQDKKFSYRFIGLNPLFEKLGRFAKRALKDKLTFLLDQTQCFSCKGARLNRFAKAVTIQNKSIADVCTMPIDEVFDFFSSIKLKSDEKKILKDVLKQILSRLECMLELGIGYLDLNRASTTLSGGEYQRVRLSSQIGSTLTGLLYVLDEPTIGLHPSETKRLINALKKLKDLGNTLILVEHDPQVIAIADYILDMGPKSGLAGGHIVAQGSYSEIKDNPESLTGQYLSQKKQVLVEMTPPKKSHDTLEVYDAVLHNLKNIHCTIPYNHFVCVTGVSGSGKSTLVQEVIQKGFQKRRSSKEGVVDLGFAKLKGLELFDEMVAIDQNPIGQTTRSDIATYTDVLAPLRYWFASLPEAVTKGLLPRYFSYFHKKGMCTNCFGFGYKTIHLQFLPPVKIKCEVCLGKRLNPVSLSVKYKNKTLADYLDMTIEECLDAFEHIAKVKRILQIIIDMGLSYLKLNQEMHTLSGGEAGRLRLLRDIAKKKKTKTLYLFDEPTIGLHFEDVEKLLKVFDHLKAKGNTLVVIEHNLDVINHADTIIELGPKAGPLGGYVISQKKS from the coding sequence ATGCAAGAAGAGCTAAAATTAGAAAAAGTCTTTGTCCATAATTTGCAAGGGATCGATCTTGTATTGCCCCACTTTTCTCTGATTGCCTTTTGTGGGCTTTCTGGTTCGGGAAAATCCTCGCTTGCATTTGATACCATCTTTCAAGAAGGACAAAGACGCTACATTGAGTCTCTATCTTCTCTAAGACGGGTGGGAAAAGAGATTCCTCGCGTCGATGTGAAAAAAACAGAAGGTATGAGCGCCACGATTGCCATTGAACAAAAAACAAGCCATGGCACGATTCGATCTACGGTAGGCACACTCACAGAAGTATATGATTTTTTACGTGTGCTCTTTGCAAAAGTAGCTACGCCCTATTGCCCCATTTCCAAAGAAAAAGTGGAGCCACAATCTAAAGAATCGATCGCAAAACAGCTCATCAAAGAATTTGATCAAAGCAAGTTGATGATTCTGGCTCCCATGGTCAAAGCAAAAAAATCCGATTTGAAAGAAGAGATTGGTACTTTAATCAAAAAAGGTTTTCTTCGCGCCCGTATTGATCAAAAATTTGTGGAATTGGAAGAACAGATTGATCTCGATCCGAAAAAAGCGCACTCTTTAGAAGTTATAATCGATCGCATCAAGGTCGTCAAAGAACAGCATTCTCGTATTTTGGAAGCTATCTTCACAGCTCTTGAGATAGGCGATGGTGTTTTGGTGGCCAACAGCCCCGATCAAAATAGAGAAAAGCTTTTTTCTACTTTTGCTTATTCACCCAAGTCTGGAATGAGCTACGCTCCACTCAATCCTGTGGATTTTTCTTTCAACACGCCACAAGGCATGTGTAACACATGCCAAGGTCTTGGCATCGTGCAAACCTTTGAATTAGAAAAAATCATCGATTTTGACAAATCCATTAGCGAAGATTGCTGTATCTTACAAAGTTCGTATTCCACCATTCGTTACAAAAACATCTTTGATAATTTAGCAAGGCTCTATAATTTTAGCGTCAAAACTCCTTTCAAAAAGCTCACCAAGTCCCAACAAGAAATCTTTTTAAATGGCACGCGCAAAAAATGGCTACGCATGCGTTTTGTCCACCCGCAAAAAAAAATCTCATGGACAGAATATGTCAATTGGAGAGGTGTTTTACAAGAAGCACGCGAGCGTTACTCAAAAGCCTCGTCCGATAGCTACAAAAAGAAGATGGAAAGCTACATGACAAAAAGCATATGTCCAAAATGCCAAGGCGCGCGCATTAAGCTCTATCCAGCAGCAGCTAAACTCAATGGCAAAACCATTTCTGAGATTTGCCAAATGAGCATTGAAGAGTGCTTGGAATTTTTCTCTTCGCTTGAGCTCGAGGGAAATAAGCAAAAAATTGGCGAAGAAGTGATCAAAGAGATCTGCTTTCGTTTGCAATTTTTGCTCGGCGTGGGATTGCATTATTTAAGTTTAGATCGTACATCACCCACCTTAAGTGGTGGAGAAGCCCAAAGAGTCAAACTCGCCTCTTCCATTGGCTGTGGACTTGTAGGAATGACTTATATTTTAGATGAACCCTCCATTGGACTACATGCCCAAGATAACCACAAACTCATCCAAACACTGCAAGGGCTCAAGGAAAAAGGCAACACCGTCATTGTTGTCGAACATGATGAAGAGACGCTGCTTTCTTCCGATCACATTGTAGAAATTGGACCCCTTGCTGGAAAATTAGGCGGGCAAATTGTCTTTTCTGGAAAAACAACCGATTTTTTGAAGCAATCGACGCTCACATCCGACTATCTAAACGATAAAAAAACGATTTTTTTAGAGCGTGATACAAAAAAAGCGAAGCATTTTTTACAGCTTATGAAAGCAAAAGCACACAACCTAAAAGAAGTTACACTCGAAGTGCCTTTGGGAAAATTTGTGGTCGTCTCAGGCGTTTCTGGCTCTGGAAAATCCACACTTGTGATGGAAACTTTGTATCCAGCGCTTTTCAACGTGTTGAACCGTTCGAAAAAAACATGTGGGGCTTTTGAAGCGCTAAAAAATGAAAAGCATTTGGATAAAGTGATCCAAATTGATCAAAGCCCCATTGGGCGCATTCCAAGATCTAATCCTGCAACCTACATCAAGCTTTTTGATTTGGTCCGTGACCTTTTCACTCAGCTCCCAGAATCCAAGGCGCGTGGATATAAAAAAGGGCGCTTTAGCTTCAATGTGAAAGAAGGCTCATGTTCGCGTTGTGTGGGTAATGGACAAGTCAAAGTCGAAATGGACTTTATGGAAGATGCGTTTGTGCAGTGCCCTCTTTGTTTTGGAAAGCGCTTTGACCAAGAAACCCTTAGCGTGTTTTATCGCGGGAAAAATATTCACGATGTTTTAGAAATGACTGTGCAGGAAGCTCACTTGCACTTTCAAGCGATTCCCCCTATCAAAACAAAACTCGAAACGCTAAAAAAAGTGGGACTTGATTATATCGCGCTTGGCCAACCATCGACCACTCTGAGCGGTGGAGAAGCGCAAAGAATCAAGCTCTCAAAAGAATTGTCTCGTCCTTCGACATCCAAAACGCTCTTTATTTTGGATGAACCCACAACAGGTTTGCATTTCCATGACATCCAGCTTTTGCTCAACATTTTCAAAGAGCTCACAGATAAAGGAAACACCGTGCTTGTCATTGAACACAACATGGATGTGATCAAAAATGCCGATTATATTATTGATTTAGGACCTACTGGTGGAAAAAACGGAGGCTACATCATAGCACAGGGCACTGTAGAAAAATTATGCCAATCCAATACAGCTACAGGACAATATTTACAAAAACATTTGAACAGAGATTTTGGGGATTTAAAACGCCCATTTAAAGCCAAAAGAAGTGAATTTATCGAAGTTAAAGGCGCCTCTCAACATAACTTAAAACATATCGATGTCAATATCCCCCATAACCAAATCACTGTTTTAACCGGTCCTTCTGGATGTGGAAAATCTTCGCTTGCGTTTGACACGGTGTATAATGAAGGACAACGTCGTTTTGTAGAAACTATGCCAGCTTACCTGCGTCAATTTATCAAGCAAGCACCCAAGCCCAAGGTGGAACATATTGAAGGTTTGAGAGCAAGTATCGCCATCGAACAAAAAAACTATGCGGGAAATGCACGTTCGACTGTGGGAACTATGACAGAAGTTTATGATTATTTGCGCATCCTCTTTTCTACCATTGGCATTCCCCATGATCCTGATACCATGGAAGAAATCAAGGCAATTTCTAAAGAAACTGTGGCTCAAAACATCTTAGCTCTCGAAGAAAACACCCGACTCATTGTGCTCGCTCCCCTGTCAACTAAAGAATCTTTGGATGCGCTTTTTGAAAGGCTTAAGCGACAAGGCTTTTTACGCATTCGTTTAAATGGCATTTATTATGAACTCGATGAAAAAATTCCTTTCGACGCTAAACAAAAAAACCAAGTGGATGTGGTTATCGATCGTTTGAAATCCAATCTATCCAACCAACACCGTTTGTTAGAAGCTATTGATGTAGCAAACTTTTTAACAAATGGCAAAATCATCATTGATACACAAAAAAAAGAATACTTTTACAACTTACGCTTTAGCGTAGAATCAAGTGGAAAAGCATTTCCAGAAATCACACCTGCAACGTTTTTGTTTAATCAAGATGGCATGTGCCCAGAGTGCCAAGGATTGGGTTTTCAATATGGTGCACATCTAGACAGCATGGAAGAAATTTTAGACCTTTCTTTAGATGAACTGATTGACACATTTTGCCAAGAATATGCCGATGATGTGATGGAATATCTAGAACCCATCCTTGATGATTTTGCTATCGATCGTAATTGTGCTCTTAGCGAATTGTCAGATGAACAACGCGCTCTTCTATTCAAAGGTGATAACGCGTTTTATCAGGATAAAAAATTCAGCTACCGTTTCATTGGCCTTAATCCTTTGTTTGAAAAATTAGGTCGGTTTGCAAAACGCGCGCTTAAAGACAAACTCACCTTTTTGCTTGATCAAACCCAGTGTTTTTCTTGCAAAGGCGCCAGACTCAATCGTTTTGCTAAAGCTGTGACCATCCAAAACAAATCCATTGCAGATGTATGCACAATGCCCATTGACGAAGTTTTTGATTTTTTCTCTTCAATCAAACTTAAATCCGATGAAAAAAAGATCTTAAAAGATGTGTTGAAACAGATCCTTTCTCGTTTGGAATGTATGTTAGAGCTTGGCATTGGGTATTTGGATTTAAATCGCGCGTCAACGACGCTTAGCGGTGGCGAATACCAGCGTGTGCGCTTATCTTCGCAAATTGGTTCTACACTGACAGGACTTTTGTATGTGCTTGATGAGCCGACAATCGGCTTACATCCGTCAGAAACAAAACGCCTTATCAATGCGCTCAAAAAGCTCAAAGATCTTGGAAACACCTTAATTCTTGTGGAACATGATCCTCAAGTCATTGCCATAGCCGATTACATTCTGGATATGGGACCAAAATCAGGCCTAGCTGGTGGTCATATTGTGGCACAAGGCTCTTATTCAGAAATTAAAGATAATCCCGAGTCTTTGACAGGACAGTACCTATCTCAAAAAAAGCAGGTGCTAGTTGAAATGACGCCCCCTAAAAAAAGCCACGATACCCTAGAAGTTTACGATGCCGTGCTCCATAATTTAAAAAACATCCATTGCACCATTCCTTATAATCATTTTGTTTGCGTCACGGGAGTTTCTGGTTCGGGAAAATCGACACTTGTGCAAGAGGTGATTCAAAAAGGATTTCAAAAAAGACGTTCTTCGAAAGAAGGCGTTGTCGATTTAGGATTTGCCAAGCTAAAAGGACTTGAACTATTTGATGAAATGGTCGCAATCGATCAAAATCCCATTGGACAAACTACACGCTCTGATATTGCCACATACACAGATGTTTTAGCTCCTTTGCGCTACTGGTTTGCTTCTCTTCCAGAAGCGGTTACAAAGGGTTTGCTTCCACGCTATTTTAGCTATTTCCATAAAAAAGGGATGTGCACAAACTGCTTTGGCTTTGGATATAAAACCATCCATTTACAATTCCTACCTCCTGTAAAAATTAAATGTGAAGTATGCCTGGGAAAACGCTTAAATCCTGTGAGTTTGTCTGTGAAATACAAAAACAAAACACTTGCAGACTATCTGGATATGACTATCGAGGAATGTTTGGATGCTTTTGAGCACATTGCTAAAGTCAAACGCATTTTGCAAATCATCATCGACATGGGACTTAGTTATTTAAAACTCAATCAAGAAATGCACACGCTGAGTGGTGGAGAAGCAGGCAGACTAAGACTTTTGCGCGATATTGCCAAAAAGAAAAAAACAAAAACGCTCTATCTTTTTGATGAACCCACTATTGGTTTGCATTTTGAAGATGTGGAAAAACTACTCAAAGTCTTTGACCATCTCAAAGCAAAAGGTAACACACTTGTCGTCATTGAGCACAATCTCGATGTCATCAATCACGCCGATACTATTATCGAACTAGGTCCCAAAGCTGGTCCTCTGGGCGGATATGTTATCAGTCAAAAAAAAAGTTAG